One window of Candidatus Mycobacterium wuenschmannii genomic DNA carries:
- a CDS encoding PaaI family thioesterase, with amino-acid sequence MTDTAPADRGGFPDVRPVEDAPDELRRYVAALRRLHDLTVSTNPGDALWADAAAHLESACALLDGHQVPEAENVAGRVLSIPGLGHPLMPPWTVIRSGPDGVTMAGGFTEAHVGGNRAVHGGIIPLLYDWLFGMAVTAADVFPTRTAFLHVDYRKITPIDEPLEARCAVSRIDGRKVFIEATMTSADGAVLSEANGLMVRLLPHQP; translated from the coding sequence GACGCGCCCGACGAGCTGCGCCGATATGTCGCAGCGCTGCGCCGACTGCACGACCTGACCGTGTCCACCAACCCGGGTGACGCGCTGTGGGCCGACGCGGCCGCGCATCTCGAAAGCGCATGCGCGCTGCTGGATGGACATCAGGTTCCGGAGGCGGAGAACGTGGCCGGTCGGGTGCTGAGCATCCCGGGCCTCGGCCATCCGCTGATGCCCCCGTGGACGGTGATCCGGTCCGGACCTGACGGCGTCACGATGGCCGGCGGTTTCACCGAGGCACACGTGGGCGGCAACCGCGCCGTGCACGGCGGGATCATCCCGCTGCTGTACGACTGGCTGTTCGGGATGGCAGTGACCGCGGCCGACGTCTTCCCGACCAGGACCGCATTCCTGCACGTCGACTACCGGAAGATCACCCCGATCGACGAGCCGCTGGAAGCCAGGTGCGCGGTCAGCAGGATCGACGGCCGGAAAGTTTTCATAGAGGCTACTATGACATCGGCCGACGGCGCCGTGCTCAGCGAAGCCAACGGCCTGATGGTCCGCTTGCTTCCACACCAGCCGTAA
- a CDS encoding acyl-CoA synthetase produces the protein MPATAVEFTVPAVTAAVAATIPDRELIIQGDRRYTYAQIMDRSQRLAAYLHSRGLGCHTERSTLGGHEVGQDLVGLYAYNGNEFVESLVGAFAARVAPFNVNFRYVKSELQYLLADSGATALIYHAAFAPRVAEVLPDLPQLRVLIQIADDSGNELLDGAVDYEEAINAESPAPAVEHSPDDLYVLYTGGTTGMPKGVLWRQHDIFMTSFGGRNLMTGEPTDSLEQILGRLDGSTPTKLMILPPLIHGAAQWSVMTAITTGQTVVFPSVVDHLDADDVVRTIDREKVMTVTVVGDAMARPLVAAIEKAREDGTADVSSLAVVANGGALLTPYVKQRLIEVLPNAIVVDGVGSSETGAQMHHMSTSGTVSTGTFNAGPDTFVAAEGLGALLQPGHDGMGWLAQRGYVPLGYKGDATKTAATFPVIDGVRYAVPGDRARHLDGGRIELLGRDSVTINSGGEKIFVEEVETAIASHPAVTDVVVAGRPSERWGQEVVAVVALADGATAAAGELIDHAARTLARYKLPKAIVFRAAIVRSPAGKADYRWAREQAVGESAE, from the coding sequence ATGCCCGCCACCGCAGTCGAATTCACCGTTCCCGCCGTCACCGCCGCCGTTGCGGCGACGATTCCCGACCGAGAGCTCATCATCCAGGGCGACCGGCGCTATACCTACGCCCAGATCATGGATCGCTCGCAGCGGCTGGCCGCGTATCTGCATTCCCGCGGATTGGGTTGCCACACAGAACGATCGACACTCGGTGGCCATGAGGTCGGGCAGGATCTGGTGGGTCTGTACGCCTACAACGGCAACGAGTTCGTCGAGTCGCTGGTCGGTGCCTTCGCCGCGCGGGTGGCGCCGTTCAACGTCAACTTCCGCTACGTCAAGAGCGAACTGCAGTACCTGCTCGCCGACTCCGGCGCGACGGCGTTGATCTATCACGCCGCCTTCGCCCCGCGGGTCGCCGAGGTGCTGCCGGATCTTCCGCAGCTGCGCGTCCTGATCCAGATTGCCGACGACTCGGGTAACGAATTGCTCGACGGCGCCGTGGACTACGAAGAAGCGATCAACGCCGAGTCTCCGGCACCGGCCGTCGAGCACTCCCCCGACGACCTGTACGTCCTGTACACCGGGGGCACCACCGGCATGCCGAAGGGCGTGCTGTGGCGGCAACACGACATCTTCATGACGTCGTTCGGCGGTCGAAACCTGATGACCGGCGAGCCCACCGATTCTCTCGAGCAGATCCTGGGGCGCCTGGACGGCAGCACCCCCACCAAGCTGATGATCCTGCCGCCGCTGATTCACGGCGCCGCGCAGTGGAGTGTGATGACGGCGATCACGACCGGCCAGACCGTCGTATTCCCTTCTGTGGTCGACCATTTGGACGCCGACGACGTTGTCCGCACCATCGATCGGGAGAAGGTGATGACGGTGACGGTGGTCGGCGACGCGATGGCGCGCCCGCTGGTCGCCGCGATCGAGAAGGCGCGCGAGGACGGGACAGCCGACGTGTCGTCGCTGGCGGTGGTGGCCAACGGCGGCGCGCTGCTGACCCCGTACGTCAAGCAGCGCCTGATCGAGGTGCTGCCGAATGCGATCGTCGTCGACGGTGTCGGCTCGTCGGAGACCGGCGCGCAGATGCACCACATGTCGACATCGGGCACGGTGTCGACCGGCACCTTCAACGCCGGGCCGGACACTTTCGTCGCCGCCGAGGGTCTCGGTGCGCTGCTACAGCCGGGTCACGACGGGATGGGCTGGCTGGCCCAACGGGGTTACGTGCCTTTGGGTTACAAGGGCGACGCCACCAAGACGGCCGCCACGTTCCCGGTGATCGACGGTGTGCGCTACGCGGTGCCGGGCGACCGTGCGCGGCATCTCGACGGTGGCCGGATCGAACTGCTGGGCCGCGACTCCGTGACGATCAACTCCGGAGGCGAGAAGATCTTCGTCGAAGAGGTTGAAACCGCGATCGCGTCGCATCCGGCCGTGACCGACGTCGTCGTCGCCGGACGCCCCAGCGAGCGATGGGGACAGGAAGTCGTCGCCGTGGTCGCGCTCGCCGACGGTGCTACCGCCGCTGCAGGCGAGTTGATCGACCATGCCGCACGGACTTTGGCGCGCTACAAACTGCCGAAAGCAATCGTGTTCCGTGCGGCCATCGTGCGTAGCCCCGCCGGCAAGGCCGACTACCGGTGGGCCCGCGAGCAGGCGGTCGGCGAATCAGCCGAGTGA
- a CDS encoding cytochrome P450 — protein sequence MLGLLARRNDPMAKLLTIDSNPVDDIYPLIEQVRARGRMSRVAGAGWVCADARILRELLRDSRIRTAKPSDRAPFRLGQWILARTDPGVMNPIEPPSMLVTDPPDHARLRQPVTRAFTPRALDRLRAGIQDLVDGLLDGLDGRTDCDLFTEYASQIPMAVIADLMGMPRDDTPYLLHVAETATSLLGSVGPSWRHYRAGTDILREFERYVGDHIARLRRTGGDSILSDVIRNSDLTEAELKMLAALLFGAGFITTTHILGKSVIALTRHPDQLATLRANPDGWPNAVEEALRYDTPVQFVPRVAAEDIEIEGYSIRAGEAVFVMYGGANRDPAVFDNPNAFDAARANAREHITFGTGVHTCLGAALGRMEVQIGLQTLFERFPRLSLAGPPVYNHNIGLHGLKHLPVSLG from the coding sequence ATGCTGGGCCTGCTGGCTCGGCGAAACGATCCAATGGCCAAGCTGCTGACGATCGACAGCAACCCGGTCGACGACATCTATCCCCTGATCGAGCAGGTGCGCGCCCGCGGCCGGATGTCCCGCGTGGCTGGCGCCGGCTGGGTCTGCGCCGACGCGCGGATCCTGCGCGAGCTGCTGCGCGACAGCCGGATCAGGACCGCCAAGCCCAGCGATCGGGCCCCCTTCCGGCTCGGCCAGTGGATCCTGGCCAGAACCGACCCGGGCGTGATGAACCCGATCGAACCGCCCTCGATGCTGGTCACCGACCCTCCGGACCACGCCCGGCTGCGCCAGCCGGTGACGCGCGCCTTCACGCCGCGGGCCCTTGATCGGCTGCGCGCCGGCATCCAGGATCTCGTCGACGGGCTGCTGGACGGTCTCGACGGCAGGACCGACTGCGATCTGTTCACCGAGTACGCCTCGCAGATCCCGATGGCGGTGATCGCCGACCTCATGGGGATGCCGCGCGACGACACGCCCTATCTGCTGCACGTCGCCGAGACGGCCACCAGCCTGCTGGGCAGTGTCGGGCCGTCGTGGCGGCACTACCGCGCCGGCACGGACATCCTGCGGGAGTTCGAGAGATACGTCGGCGACCACATCGCGCGGCTACGCCGCACCGGCGGCGACAGCATCCTGTCCGATGTCATCCGCAACAGCGACTTGACCGAAGCCGAACTCAAGATGCTCGCCGCCTTGCTGTTCGGCGCGGGGTTCATCACCACGACGCACATCCTCGGCAAGTCCGTCATCGCGCTCACCCGTCACCCGGATCAGTTGGCGACGCTGCGCGCGAACCCCGACGGATGGCCCAACGCCGTCGAAGAGGCCCTGCGCTACGACACCCCGGTTCAGTTTGTGCCCCGGGTCGCTGCGGAAGACATTGAGATCGAAGGTTATTCGATCCGGGCGGGCGAGGCGGTGTTCGTCATGTACGGCGGGGCCAATCGGGATCCGGCGGTCTTCGACAACCCGAACGCCTTCGACGCCGCCCGTGCCAACGCCCGCGAACACATCACCTTCGGCACTGGCGTACACACCTGCCTGGGCGCGGCGTTGGGGCGGATGGAAGTCCAGATCGGCTTGCAAACACTGTTCGAGCGCTTTCCACGGTTGAGTCTCGCCGGCCCGCCGGTCTACAACCACAACATTGGACTGCACGGGCTCAAACATCTGCCGGTGTCACTCGGCTGA
- a CDS encoding AraC family transcriptional regulator, translated as MTVFAGQQVSHWDFPRSTVSVALMTEFGCDNGLAAADVLRDSGLTDADLRDPTSTIVGRQELTVATNLVDLLGDPADLGIRVGNGYHVGSMGIFGFACLTSSTLGDAVRFAARFYELSYGFCLPSVTVEGPVAALRLDLPDLTGPVAEFLVRRDLAAIAQVMADLLGSPVPFTSIEFASPAPISGDRAMRDMFGVAPGYDAALNAARFPAAMLADRLPQASEITVATCTQQCEELLERRRARTGVARRVRDRLASISGEPHTVASVARHVAMSERTLRRRLTEENTSFRDLADEVHRGLAEELLATGALSVEDVALRLGYAEATSFIAAFKRWTGTTPARFQRSAGPRARQPV; from the coding sequence ATGACCGTGTTCGCGGGGCAGCAGGTGTCGCACTGGGACTTCCCGCGAAGCACCGTCAGCGTTGCCTTGATGACCGAATTCGGTTGCGACAACGGACTTGCCGCCGCAGACGTGCTGAGGGATTCCGGCCTGACCGACGCCGATCTGCGCGACCCCACATCGACGATCGTCGGGCGCCAGGAGTTGACGGTCGCCACCAACCTGGTCGACCTCTTGGGCGACCCGGCTGATCTCGGAATACGCGTGGGCAACGGTTACCACGTCGGATCCATGGGGATCTTCGGTTTCGCCTGCCTGACCAGCTCGACGCTGGGCGATGCCGTCCGGTTCGCGGCCCGCTTCTACGAGCTCAGCTACGGGTTCTGCCTACCGAGCGTGACGGTCGAGGGACCGGTGGCGGCGTTGCGACTCGACCTGCCGGACCTGACCGGGCCGGTGGCGGAGTTCCTGGTGCGACGCGATCTCGCGGCGATCGCGCAGGTCATGGCCGACCTGCTGGGCAGTCCCGTGCCGTTCACGTCGATCGAATTCGCTTCTCCCGCACCGATCTCGGGTGACCGGGCGATGCGCGACATGTTCGGCGTTGCCCCAGGATACGACGCCGCGCTCAACGCCGCGAGGTTTCCGGCGGCGATGCTGGCCGACCGCCTGCCGCAGGCCAGCGAAATCACGGTCGCAACGTGCACGCAGCAGTGCGAGGAGTTGCTGGAGCGCCGCCGGGCCCGGACCGGCGTCGCCCGCCGGGTTCGCGACCGACTGGCGTCGATCAGTGGCGAACCGCACACGGTCGCGAGCGTGGCCCGGCACGTGGCGATGAGCGAGCGGACGCTGCGGCGCCGGCTGACCGAAGAGAACACGTCGTTCCGGGACCTCGCCGACGAGGTCCATCGGGGCCTCGCCGAGGAGCTGCTGGCGACCGGCGCGCTGTCGGTTGAGGACGTCGCCCTGCGGCTGGGCTACGCCGAGGCGACGAGCTTCATCGCGGCGTTCAAGCGCTGGACGGGTACGACTCCCGCCCGCTTTCAGCGCTCGGCCGGCCCCCGCGCGCGCCAGCCGGTCTGA